In Mytilus edulis chromosome 8, xbMytEdul2.2, whole genome shotgun sequence, the genomic window AAAAGGGAAATATGCTTGACATTTTTATAAGAAACTGGATTGAGATGATTAAAACTGTAGatatatgtacgtttcggcaataaAGCTTATCGACGGGTTGTAGGTACTTCAAATTCTATGGACACAAGTTTCAACCTTTGAAATAGCGAAAAAATCCTGTTCCCCTATAAGTATATTTTATAATCCCTATGCATGCCTAAACTCCGCCTAAATAATTTAGAATTGAAGAGCACTTACTGCTACAtaagttataattttgaattagacaataaaaaatattaactatGCTGCGGAATTTTACCATGAGGGACcatactttatattttttgtataggAACGTCAATAATtgtccaatattttgatacttCAGATTCACACATGAAACCTTATGGGGCAATTGTATTGCAAAAAAAGACAATTTTccatttcttttaattattttccaTTGTTGGACGATGATGTCCTTTTTTGGTTCTTTCTTACAGTGTGGATATAACCAAACTCGTTTGCTGTGCCCTTGCTTGTCCGTTTTAAAAGATTCCAATGATGTATTGATGATTGGTATCATAAAATTCACAGTCTCATTGCTTTTATATTCAACCAGGAATAGCCTTTGCATACAGAGCAAAGAGTTTTTGTTATTCAAAATGGAAGGACTAGTTCTGATCCCGATTTGTGGTGAGGTTTCAAATTGACTTCGTAATATTTTCTGTGTATTGTTTTCTTTACTTTTAGTTATGATGTATTCCTTCAACTCATAGCTTTGGACATTTGCTTCGACTTCGGGGaatatttatttctcacaaaatgtgttagtttattatttattttacccaACTGCGTTTCCCTTTCTTAAATGCTAGTAATCATGAAAAATGTCACGATTCGGAATTCATTTCAGACTAGGATATATATTTTGCATGCTTCTTAACTATATATGTTTACAAAGTTTTGTATCAATACAgcacaaataataataatcaaactGCATCTGGTTACAAAATCGACGTACAAGCATTGCGTAGAAGTCTTTATTTTGtaagtaagtttttttttaatattgatgtcTTATATCAATAGtatattttctttgatttttacaACCACTACATCTGTTGAACATGTAAAGTTGTTTGATTTTCTGtgatcaatattttaaaaaacaaaaagaacaatgatgtatGCTTAACAGAAAAATAAGATGTAAAACGTTATAAAgagaaaaatgaaattaacagGGCTCCGAAATTCTTGATGAAATGTAGACTAAACACAAACACGTGTAAAATAATGTCCTACAAATAGATCCCATTACTTTACACGTGTAGTACATGATTTATTACTTAGTTTGTGATAAGTGACCTGTAAAACCCTTAATTGATGACCATCGCATTCATTAACATGCTAATAAGACAAACAAGAGGGTGATAATAAGTTAATATAAATCCCTTGTTATCAATTTAATATTGAAGTTGTGTCGACGAGACGATATAATCCGTACCGTAATAAGCTTCCATTTCATATAACCATTACCACtgaaaaagaagaacaattaagATATTTTGCATGGCaattcaaattattaaaatatctcTTCTTGGAAATACTATAAACCTATATATACATACAACATTCAGAAGATGTGGtctgcgtgccaatgagacaactattcgcCAGACCAAATGACCTAGAAGCTGActactaaaggtcaccgtacgaccttcaacaacgagcaatcCCCTATACTGCATATTAATCAGCTATAAACTGAAAAATGTTAAACAGTTCATACGCAAATACTAAggtaatgtacaaaaaaatgaacgaaaaacaaatattttgtacatCAATATACCACATTAAACAGATAAGAGTGCACAACATTTAGAATGTATCCcactttttttagtaaaatatcAAAGTAGGACTTGACATCGTGCAGGAAATATTGTTTTCATCGTGgtatgaaaaacaaatacaaacatttaCGCCATGATCTCACCAAACAGCACGttaaatttattgattgattggttggttggttagtgcatagatgtaatacccatggTTAGTGAGTTCGTAGTTGAAGACATTTAACTATGTTGACATCTCTTTAATCTTgtcttatgtttgttttgttaaattattgCTACCTTATTGACGTATATCTCATGTAAGCTTTTATTCATAGTTTTATACATTAAAAGAACGGTATCTTCTTCTGTCTTCAATTACTAAGAGATATATACTCATATTCCTTTATAAACCAGTTAATCAGCATTGTTATTTACTTCCCGTTTCAAAGCCACAACACGTTTCAAAGCCACAACACGTTTCAAAGCCACAACACGTTTCAAAGCCACAACACGTTTCAAAGCCACAACACGGCATTGAAACTGTACAAAGACACTATACTAAAACGTTTATTTTCCtagaatattttataaatacagtACTAAAACTTAGATTTCGGTTAGAACGTTTTGTAAGTGTTTAGTTTGTAGCGATTATTTTATTCTTAGCTTTATTTATTTGCATAGAAATTTTCAAGTGACACAAACACACACTTGGTATCATTGGTTTCACGTATATCACAGTTAAAGTAAAGCCCAAAAGTTCTGTTCTCGGCGAATAAATTTACTACAGCTAAAGTAAAAGTAAAAGAATTCGAAAGAAATAGCAGGTACCCTGATTTGGTCAGGTATCATATTATATAACATGTCATCTTCATTAATATTACACTAACAGCAAAATCAATGAGATCTTAGCCAGTGGAACATGTCATCTACAGAATGTACTGTTGGCTGATGAAAAAATATCATCTACAGAATGTACTGTTGGCTGATGAAAAATATCATCTACAGAATGTACTGTTGGCTGATGAAAAATATCATCTACAGAATGTACTGTTAGCTGATGAAAAATATCATCTACAGAATGTACTGTTGGCTGATGAAAAATATCATCTACATGATGTACTGTTGGCTGATGAAAAATATCATCTACAGAATGTACTGTTGGCTGATGAAAAATATCATCTACAGAATGTACTGTTGGCTGATGAAAAATATCATCTACAGAATGTACTGTTGGCTGATGAAAAATATCATCTACAGAATGTACTGTTAGCTGATGAAAAATATCATCTACAGAATGTACTGTTGGCTGATGAAAAATATCATCTACATGATGTACTGTTGGCTGATGAAAAATATCATCTACAGAATGTACTGTTGGCTGATGAAAAATATCATCTACAGAATGTACTGTTGGCTGATGAAAAATATCATCTACAGAATGTACTGTTGGCTGATGAAAAATATCATCTACAGAATGTACTGTTGACTGATGAAAAATATCATCTACAGAATGTACTGTTGGCTGATGAAAAATATCATCTACAGAATGTACTGTTGGCTGATGAAAAATATCATCTACAGAATGTACTGTTGGCTGATGAAAAATATCATCTACAGGATGTACTGTTGGCTGATGAAAAATATCATCTACAGAATGTACTGTTGGCTGATGAAAAATATCATCTACAGAAATGTCATGTTAACTGATGGAACATGCCATCTACAGAAATATCATGCTAACAAATGGAGCATATCATCTGCATAAGTATCATGTTAACTGATGAAACATGTCGAGTAAAACATAAGCAGGATAACTTATGGAACATACAATATATCATCTATAGAAATATCACAGAACATGTCATCCGAGAATAAAAATCACAATAACTAATGGACCATATTATCTTCTTAAATATCTTGTTCAATGAATGAACATATCATCTACATAAATATTATGCTGACTGACAGAGCATAAAATCAATAGAAATAATCATATTAGGTGACAGAACGTGCCATCTTCATTAAAAGCACACCAACAGCAATACCAGTGAGATGCTAATTGATGAAACGTGTCTTGTGAAGCAATATTTTATAACTAATGAAACATGCCATCTACAACAATATTCTGTTAACGGATGGGACATGTCATCTACAGCAATACCAGAAATATCATTTCAATGGATGCAATATATCGTCCTCAGTAATATCATTGAACATGTCATCTACAAAAGAAAATCATATTAACTAAAGGAACATATAATGTACATAAATATCCTGTTAACTGGATGAACATGTTATGTACATAAATATCATGTTGACTGACAGAATATGAAATATACagaaatatcatatcaaatgATTAAACATGCCATGTACATTAATATTCCACCAACAGCAATACTTTTGAGAAGGTAATTGATGAAACGTGTCTTGTGTAGCTTTAATCTGTGCACGGAGGGAATATGTCATCTATATCAATATCATGTTAACGGATGGACCACCATGTTAACTGATGGAGATGATATGTACAGACATGTCATATAAACGGATAAAACATGACATCAACagaaatataattataatggGCATAACATGTAATCTACAGAAATATCATAGAACATTTCTTCTACAGAAATGTCATGTTAACAGACTGAACATGTCATCTACAGTAATACGGAACATGTTATGTACAGAAATATCATATTAGCTGATTGAACATGTCATCTACAGAAATGTCATGTTAACAGATTGAACATGTCATCTACAGTAATACGGAACATGTTATTTACAGAAATATCATATTAGCTGATTGAACATGTCATCTACAGAAATGTCATGTTAACAGATTGAACATGTAATCTACAGTTATAACTTCAAACTTCAGTGACGGAACATATCATCAACAGAAATATTATGTTAACAGATTGAACATAACCATCTTAAGTGACGGAACATATCATTTATAGAAATATCATGTTAACTGATTGAGCAAGTCATCTACAGAAATACCATCTTAACTGATTGAACATGACACCTATAGAACTGATTGAATATGTCATCTACAGAAATATCACGTGAACAGATTGAACATGTCATCTACAGAAATATCATGTTAACAGATTGAACATGGCATCTATAGAATATCATGTTAACAGATTGAACATGTCATCTATAGAAAATCATGTTAACAGATTGAACATGTCATCTATAGAAATATCATGTTAACTGATTGAACAAGTCATCTACAGAAATACCATGTTAACTGATTGAACATGTCATCTATAGAAATATCATGTTAACTGATTGAACAAGTCATCTACAGAAATACCATCTTAACTGATTGAACATGTCATCTATAGTAATACCCTCTTAACTGATTGAACATGTCATCTATAGAAATATCATGTTAACAGATTGAACATGTCATCTATAGAAATATCATATTAACTGATTTAACATGGTATCTACAGAAATATAATGTTAACAGATTGAACATGTCATCTACAGTAAAACCATCTTAAGTGACGGAACATATCATCTACAGAAATATCATTTTATCTAAATTAAATGTAACATAATTTACATGCATATCATGTCGGCTGATGGAACATGTTGTCTACagaaatatcttatcaattgatAGAACATGACATTACAGAAGTATTATTTTACATGACGGAAAAATAATTAAACCTTTGACCTAAACAGCAAACGCCTTTTTCCGATGCTGCTTTGGATTGTTAACAACAACTTACATGTATATTCCTTTGTTCTATACTGGATAATCAAATTTCACAAGTGTCTTTTCACACGTGTTATTGCTTATTGGATATTTGTTCCCCGGAACATTGGGTTTGCATATGCCATAACCGCAGCTATGTCCTATTCATAATTCTGCCCAGACAATAAGCcggttatatttttgtttttaaaaaaatcagtaaaagaaTAGGTAGATAAATATCGGCCCTGGTGTTATCCTTTGACTTGTATGAGTCCTCAAATAGCGCCTTTGGTTGATAAGGGAGTCTTAGAATAATACAAGGTCCGATATGGAAAAGGACATGTTATAATCATTAACTATTTTTGTGAATACCTATTTTAGCAAATTTTTGTCAAAAAGTGTGTTAAACTAGCCACGCACAGTTTTCAACAATGTGAACATGTTATATACAGTTGAGGGGAGGGGGGGAGGGGTTTCTTCGCGCGGTTTGCTCTATAGATATGCTTGAAACAGAAAACAAAcatgaaatatcaaaatattaagtGAGTTAATTATTCATATACATAAGATGGTCCCAGGTGCGTGTGAATTAAAATTGTTAACAATATGTTTATTATCATTTAAAACGTAATATTGGTGTCATCTTTTTGTAATAGATATATTATCAACAAAAGCTGTCAAACATCTTATAAGAAGTTTAAGCATAAATTTAAAAGGTGTCTGTAATATCAAATTACAGTTTTAAGACCACGGCATATAGGACTCTTACACCGGGGGATGACTTGGCATATTGGACAAGTCGGAACAGCATATTGCAATGGTAGATGTGAATAAAAGAGCTGTGGGTTACATATATGCCAAAGAGAAAGCAACCGATGaaacttaaaaatatatgttttgggGTAAAAATAGTACTGTCCTGAACTATAGAAATCATGTCTGTATTATATTTTACCTGTCCGTCATCAGGGTGTCTTGTTGTAGGTCATTCGGGAATTAAGTCATATTATATCGAAGTATGAACTAAAAATCTAtttaatgtatacatatatatctttgAGAAAAACCGGTATTCTCAGCACCATGCAATAGATCTCAGAATGACACTACGAGCCAAATACACCATCAAGCTATCCAATTCACAGGATTGACACAGTATTTTAAATCATTCAATTATAATTCTATACAATATTTATTAGTGATATCAAAGGATCAGTGTAAAAGGGAATCACACACACAAACAATATGTTCAAACGAGAGTTacagtagaaagtaaaatcacaaaaatactgaacttggtggaaaatcaaataataaaacacatcaaacgaatggacaacaactatcatattcctgacttggtacaggcattttcaaatgtagaaaatggtggattgaacctggtcctatagcgccaaacctctcgtttgtatgacagttgcatcaaattccactGCATCTACAACGATACGCGAACAATACAGACACAGCAggcaaaattgtcaaaatatgggtacagcagtcatcatcacTGTGTCAGAATCTCAAAGCAAACAAGCAcccaacaaagaaacacaaagaaGCATTTATCAAATTCAACAACCACATGCATGCATTGCTTCGCGAttttgacgtcagaaaatgtaaacatcacacaggaagaaatataaaattttgtcGTTCTAAGtgtattcaaaaatatataatttcacatggggaatggtggtatacagggttaaacaatcaaaaattttgttagaactaatttcagaaaaagaccgcgatctaaaattatccagaagttctttagaacttttaagaatccacatatggttaatactacTACACGAGTAAAATAAttgtgtcgttcaaagtattttcaaaattataatagaacattAACATAATTGCAGAATCTTTAAAAGTGTCATGTGTaccaaagaagcacaaaaagtcACACGTACAATACACactagcaaaaatgaaagataatacaaacacattgacgagatgtataagtaccgagccacgtcaattggatatcacagaaaacagaccaaacagtaaaagtgatataaataatagaaaagacaaataaaagaacaatatatataacacgttattaagatgacaaacaacgtTAGTaagcagaatctatacatcaagaccatcatgtattatttgtgaagttgatccGGAATATTATCAACAATGTCTTGTTACCTTCCGATgaaatttttagaaaaaggacgagacgttcatACATCTTACAAACAAAACACGAgtcaatatcaaaattattgaCCCCGATCGTGCACGTCTAGCCATATTGTATCATCCTTTTCAACGTGGTCAATCATACAGTTTGTACTTATGTCCTGCTATCCCAAACCAATCGCGTTGTCTTAGTATAGAAGTGCGCGatatattactttttttcttttttggtgaAGTCAGGTTTTCCGATGACTTGTTTCATATCTTGTCAACCCGATGTCTTAtgaaaataagattatttttgtatgattaccaatgagacagcaTTCCACATGATCAAATGCCACACAACTTAACActtttaggtcaccgtacgg contains:
- the LOC139483945 gene encoding uncharacterized protein; protein product: MYCWLMKKYHLQNVLLADEKYHLQNVLLADEKYHLQNVLLADEKYHLQNVLLADEKYHLHDVLLADEKYHLQNVLLADEKYHLQNVLLADEKYHLQNVLLADEKYHLQNVLLADEKYHLQNVLLADEKYHLHDVLLADEKYHLQNVLLADEKYHLQNVLLADEKYHLQNVLLADEKYHLQNVLLTDEKYHLQNVLLADEKYHLQNVLLADEKYHLQNVLLADEKYHLQDVLLADEKYHLQNVLLADEKYHLQKCHVN